One genomic segment of Spirochaetales bacterium includes these proteins:
- a CDS encoding divergent PAP2 family protein, with protein MDILFSFFKDPIFRAAFFSWFISQAIKSIIEIVRNRPHSAKEILMSLFWTTGGMPSSHSAVVSALATAIGFEVGATSPIFIVAVFYAFITVRDALGVRRAAGSQAKAINQIISKLESHNSMKIKPVKEIHGHRISEVMMGILLGFFIAVAFCTL; from the coding sequence GTGGATATATTATTTTCCTTTTTTAAGGATCCGATATTTCGAGCGGCATTTTTCAGCTGGTTTATTTCACAGGCAATCAAATCCATTATCGAGATTGTTCGCAACCGCCCGCACTCGGCAAAAGAGATACTGATGAGTCTGTTCTGGACCACCGGCGGTATGCCCTCGAGTCATTCCGCAGTGGTGAGTGCCCTCGCGACCGCGATCGGGTTTGAAGTGGGCGCCACATCTCCTATTTTTATCGTGGCCGTATTCTACGCGTTTATCACGGTGCGGGATGCTCTCGGCGTGAGAAGGGCGGCTGGATCCCAGGCCAAGGCGATCAACCAGATCATATCAAAATTGGAATCACACAATTCGATGAAAATTAAGCCGGTCAAGGAAATTCACGGACACAGGATTTCGGAAGTTATGATGGGGATTCTACTCGGATTTTTTATCGCCGTCGCTTTTTGCACCCTGTAA